The sequence below is a genomic window from Theobroma cacao cultivar B97-61/B2 chromosome 6, Criollo_cocoa_genome_V2, whole genome shotgun sequence.
GATAGGAagagtctattttaatttgcGTGAAAACTTATTTCATCTCCCTGTACAAGCTCTAACTTTTTTAATGTCTGAGTATACATGCATATGTAAATTTGCTTTGTTTAAATTACTGCCTCCTTTTGTGTTGTTCTATCTGATGAGTATATTTTGGGCAAGCAATTATATCATGGTCTACTCTGTTCAACTTAGATGACATGGCAATATTCAGATTGTGGACTGCTTTTTAGATTGAATTCCTTAGTTGCCAGAGTTATGGCACATGCTTTGAGGCATTAATTATTCAACTGCAATTCTAGATGTTGTCATTGTACGTTACAGCATCATTGTTAATGTTTCTGAAGCATGCAGATTATTTTCAGTGTACTCATAACCATAATTTTCAACTGAGACATAGTaagtaaaatgaaaaacattttaaaacgATATTAGCAATCTTGGGTAGAGAAATTAGATCATAGAAAGCATTTATCAGTTACAGATGCGTGAGGCTCTGgcttattcaaatatgaaAAGATTTAGTTACTGAAACTGTGATGCGTTTATTACCTTGGAAGCAAGTATAGTTATTGATAACCAATGAATGAGTAACAGCAGCTGGTCGATTAGGCTGCTTAGACTTACACTGCTTTAAAATTTCCAtatattttaaacattatgTTTCTTATTAGAAGCagaattgtttatttttgtttatttgtgtGCCATTACATATCACCATTCAAAGATCAAAAATGCTTCTTCACCAATCCCTACTTTTATGTTATTGCTTCATGATTGCTGTTCCGTCACTTCTGAATGAAGTTTTATTCTAATGTTATCCTGCTGGTTTGTGTTTCTAAGTTCTTTATTTTATACTCTTAAGCTATCAGATATGGCTCCAGCACCTCTAATTAGAAACATACAACGTCCTCAAAGTGAAGGCTTTCTAAGATCTAGTACGCAACCTCGAAGAAAATCAGTTCATGTAAATGAATCAGCACAGGTGGTATTTACACATTAATGTTGTTGCTGTTACCCTCTTTACGTTTAATAGTAATTGTCGTATTTTCGTTTGCCAAACACACAGATATACATACTTTGCTATAAATTTacatttgtttcatttttcaagaGGGGTCACCTCACTCCTTCTATGTTGCATCAAGAACATTGCTTGTAATGCAAGTTGTGTTGGTAATATTTGAAGTATAATGTTACAAAGTAATCTGATAAACTTTATTACTACATGCCTTTGGTTGATGGAGAAATCCCTAAAAAGCTCATGAAGAATAAAAACTAGATGCCTAGTATTGCCCTTAACATCAAAGAGTCACCTTCCCCTTCTGCCACAGGTAGAGGATTGCCCTTTAAACATCAATACCTTGTTGTCTAGTAGTGGCCAACCTTTATAATACTTCAAAATACGTTcagatatttgatgaaataaaGATCTAAGAAGACAACGTATGTTTAGTATGAACAGGTTTGGTAGGGAATTTACTTTCAACTTGTTGAATTAGGTAGGCAATGAGAGAGAAGTATATTCTGAAAATGAGCTAGCTACTGGCCTGCAGGCTGTTTCGCCAGATTTGATAAAAGGACAGTATATCCCTACAGGTGGCCACATGTTACTTTTGAACATTCCATGAATCCGTTGTAACTGAGAAGCTTGCTAGATTTGCTTAACCGTATTCTCCTTTTCATCTGATTGTTTTCCAGATgccaattcttttttttttttttgggaatatATATCCCATTCATGGACCCAAAATATTGAGCTTCTTTTGCCTGTATTTGTTGGACTCttatagtattttttttattctgtttatatttttgattGGGTTGGCAGGAGGGGTAAGTGACTGCAGGATGCATGGTTGGGAGTGTTTGTCTTTTGCAGCTTCAATCAGGCTTCGATTAGACCCATTAATTGTACTTCTCATTGTCATACTGCACAAGCAAGAATGGAATCTTCAATcatctttctaattttgcgAGCATTTTGCTTGGTTTTGACATTTAGATTCTACTTTAAGCTGTATAGATGTAGAGTCGTACTCTGGTGTTGACCTTttgctgtttttttttttgtccagcagtttaatctttttcttatttctttcacAATCATGTTTCTGTTGCTTGCTTGGGATATCCTCCCACTgttgatgtttttttttttgtagtatTATGAAGCATTGTCAAAATACATCATACTTCTTTTtcactcatttttttttctaaaatgttCTGCCTCTTCTGTTATCATTCTGAAGATTCGTGGCAGTTTATTTTTAGATTCAGGCTGTCGTCGAAGTGCAAGATTAGCTGCTGCTCGCAGATGCTTCAACAGGTCACAAGGTTCAGAAAATGATGCTAACAATTTGCTAGCTTTAACTAAATCAAACTCTAGGACATACTATTCAACAGTTTGTAGAGGCCAAACTCAGAATCTTGAGGAAGGTATAATATAATCTGTATATCCTTTTTCTGTTTACTTTCAGTGCCTCTCTaacaaatatttgatttattctCATCGAACTTCAAGAATCAAATCATGGTTGATTAGAGATGAAGATCCCATCTgatattggtttttctttagcTTATGAGTTATTTGCATGCATTATGAATCTATTTAAATTGTTtgacatcattttttttaactggctggaaataaataacaaaaaagttTTGATCTTACTTCTTGGGATGGAAAAAGGCAAAAGATGCAAGATAGAAGAATTATACGTTAGGCTCCACATCATTTCAGAGAAAGCTCTGTTTTACTAACAATATCATCCTTTAGGCCCCAAATCAAAGAGTTCTTAAATCAGATATGATATGTGGATGTATCTTATTGCTATAAGCTATGGTTGGTCAAGACAAGGCATTGAgtcaaatttagttttttgagaaatttcttctttttttatcaacTTTCCATGACAAAGAAACATCTATTTCATGGAAAAACTCAAGTATGTTTACATTAATTCTCAAGGATTAGAAAATGGCATTGCTTGTTAAAGGGGGAAAAAGCATTGACAAATGGAAATTCCAAAGTGGATGAGGAGCTGAATTAGAAAGAAAGCACCTTTAGTATGCAAAGGTAGCTCGAGTTATGAAAAGAACCACAAGTCTGCCAGTTTAATGATGTGGTATAACTACCTaagagtattattttgattgtaattggtctttcttcaattttcttattctctttCAAGTTTGTCTGAAGTGAAGGAACTGCAAATAGCAAGCAGGTTGGAGGAGCTTCCATCAACATTGTAAAGAAGAACATGCACTGTAATTATTAGGTGATATAGCCCTTGATAGGGAAGTTATATGTTTTTACATGTTTATTAAGAGCATTATCATGTTTAAATGTTCTTTCACTTAACAACTTGTCAGTCCTAGATGAGTTTGAAATCCATTTAAtgttttattcttcttctgcTTCTGGTTAATTGGCCCGGTTCTTCTCAGTTCCCTCCCTGTGGCATAATTGAATCTGATGCTGCATATGTCACACACAATATTCCTGTTTCCAACTTGTTTATATAAACACATTTTACAGCATTTTGAAGTCAAGCACTTTGATTTCATTAATAGGGAAATTGCCAGAAACTTATGATGATGCTGTATCAGAGTTCAGAGCACCTTCAAGTTTGTCTTCATCAAATGATGTTAAATCTGTTCAACATGAGATAGTAAATACAGAACTGAGCAGCTCTATCTCAAATGGTTCAACAATCAAATCTGGTGTCTTAGATACAATGAGCCTCCTGAGAATTCTTGGGGAGGGATACAGGCATTTGTGTGGGTATAGATGTCAGGTATTGCTTCTGTCAATTGAAAAAGGTTCTTCTATTATCCAAAATAGTGAGCTGGAGTGCGTATTTTTCTGAACTGAATACTTTTTTTATGATGTTCCAGGAAGCTTTAAATGTCTATCAAAAACTCTCATTAAAGCAGTACAATACAGGTTGGGTTCTTTCCCAGGTGATTGAGTTGTACCCTGAGCTGTCTGTTTTCTGAATCTGTAATGTGTCTTTCTGCTGGCTTTTGAAAGaaagtaattaatttaattcttctCTACCAATCAGCTTAGAAagcttgaaattttaaaacctctTCTGCATCTAGAACAGTGAATTATTTACCAATCCTATGTTCTCATCAGTAGGGAGTTTAGTTCCTACAGAGTGAGAATCgagaaaacagaaaaatgCTGTTTTTTAGCTGTATGCTACCATCCTTTTCACTTAGAATTGGGATTATCTCATTTCAAATGGTATATTAAAACTGCTTGAGGAAGCAATTGCTCATAAGTGGCCCTGCCTTTTGTTAATTATGTAAGTTTCAGAAGATTTAGAAAGAAAAGTCATAGATTTAagcaataattttttgttcacCCCTTTCAGAGTTTAAAGTTTTTGAGAGAATGAAGTATCTGTTATTGCAGGTTGGGAAAGCATATTTTGAGCTTGTAGATTACTTAAATGCTGATTATGCCTTTAGTCTTGCACGCCAAATATCTCCTTACCATCCGGAAGGGATGGATGTATACTCCACAGTTCTTTATGTGAGTTATCTTTGCCCTTGTCATAGATTCGGGATAGGTAGTTCATTGATAGCCACTTCAATGTATATATTCATGTTCtcatttattcaatttatgtGCAATTTGAAGTCCTGTAGTTCTTGCCTCCTACTCTAATAAGAAACTGCTCCATGTTGCATACATAATATTCCATTCTGCTTTTGCTAAGTTTTTGTTTTCGAAGTGCTGAGTCAAGTTTTGTGTAATCTTTAATTCTGGCAATTTTCTTGTCGCTTGGTTAAGATTTTTTTCATTAGTAGACCATTATTCCCTCTACAGGATTTAATGCTTGATATCTTTACTAGTGATGGCAACTCAAGTTGATGTTGCTCTGCTATTATTCTTCATCATTATAGTGTGACTTAAGTTGTTCTATAAACTGCCATAATATGGCAAAGCGTTGGAAAGTATTGAATGCATAAGCACAAGATAAAAGCTGGTTATTTGTGGTCCTGTTGACCACAGTTTTGCCACACAATTTCCTAGAGATCCCAGAATGTATATTTGGTACAATTTTAGgtattttcaagttgatttgTCGGAAACTAAGCTTTTAGTATCTGATATTTTCTTACCATGAGGGAATAGCAAATCTGCAAAATTTTCTGAATCAAGGACTTTATTTGAAAGCTTAAAGAGGGAGAAAGTTCCAATGACCAAATTTTGGAGAGGGGAGACAATTTTATGGGATGCGACATGTGAAACCTTCAGTTTACCTTTGATTTGATAGGAAATCTTTTGACAACAAAACCACTTCCCTCCACTTCGTTTCAACTTGATTTCATACCAAATATTGGACTTTTAGCTATTTCTTTGCAGAAACTATCCATGTTTTCTACAGGGCAAAGGCACCATGATTTCAATGGAAAGGAGGTTGTTGTTAAGTCTGGCCATTGGATCAGAAAATTTTCCTTCCTTCCAAGCATGGTGTTATGATCTCTGTTCATGGAGCAGAAAAATTAGATGATATGATGCTGTTATTTTGCTTTATATTTATCactttttgcattttttgtttttttctttttgttacaGCATTTGAAGGAAGATATGAAATTGAAATACCTAGCTCAGGAGTTGATATCAGTTGACCGTTTTGCTCCACAATCCTGGTAACTTGGGTAGTCCTGTATAGTATGAGGCTCTAAAACAGTTAAAACATGTTATTGAACTCCATGCGTGTTTCAACTAAGCACTTTTCTgctgtttttgttcataatttACTCCCAATGCATTTAGGTTTGGCTTGTAGTGCCATCCGCATATAATAGCTATTTGCACTAATCTTTCCtgaaaaatgaacaaaaactGCACACATATTTCTAACGACTCATTCTGACAGTTGCAAGTTTGTAATCGGTTaactattttttgtttattgttttttgGAATCCTTGTTATGGTATAGTTTTGCTTCCCTTTTGGGCAGGGAATCTGTGCTGTGTACCATGCTTTGTTTATTTACAAGGGTTAAAATGAGGAGGGTGTTTCACTGAGTATTTCTTCCTCagcaatctttttttttttgaaataaatatctttttgGGGGGTGGGGGAGATGAGAAGGGGCGTTTCTACTTGCAACAATAGCAAAGGCAAAAACTTTACCCATTATATTACAGAAATGTATATTGGGAGCGGATTGCATACATTCTTAAATTATGCTGTATCAAAGTTTTTGTCATTTATGCTGGTTTTTGTTATGGAATGCCTATTGCAGGTGTGCTATTGGAAACTGCTACAGTCTGCAGAAGGATCATGAAACTGCACTCAAAAGTTTTCAGCGAGCTGTGCAGCTGAATTCTAGATTTGCATATGCTCACACTCTTTCTGGTCATGAGTATGATTTGGAACCTGAGACTTCTCCATTAATTAATGactttgatgaaaagaaaaaggggattCCATCTCAAGTGATCTTTTTGCAGGCATGTTATTATGGAGGACTATAGAGATGGAGTGGAGTGCTACCAGAGAGCTCTCCGTGTAGATGCAAGACATTATAAGTCCTGGTATGGTCTTGGGATGATATATCTTCGCCaagagaaatttgaatttgCTGAGCATCATTTTCGCCAAGCTTATCAGATAAATCCTTATTCATCAGTTATCATGTACTATTTGGGAACCACTTTAGAATCATTAAAGGTTTGGCCAATTATATGTTATCATTTCTACACctaaatatgattttgtttctACCCTGACTCCTTGGCCCTAACCTGTTTTTGTATGATGAACTGTTATGCAATACTCAGCATATGCATCTTACAGATGTTTGATATGTTTAAACATATGTCGATTACACAGGCTGCCCGTCTTTGTTTATCATGCTGCTGTGGTCATATGTGTTCTCTTTTGTGTAATTGGCTGTGGTTAAACTTTTTAGCATCTTCTCTAACAAGAGTTTTGAGTTCATCCACTTTATACATTTTATAGTAAGAAACCAGATATAATTGCCAGACTTGAGTCAATGTAGCAAGGACAGCTTTGGAATAAGATTACAGCGAGAGGCTATTTTACTACTAAATTGTGCATTTTGTGCTTTGAAATGTTGCACTCACATATTTTACTTTGTTGTCAATGGGCTGCAATGTAATGCCAAAACAGGAAAAAATATGTGACTACTAAAGTCTTGTTTCATTATTGTTTGTCCAATTGACAACtgttttttaattgttttgcaGAGGAGTGAAGAAGCTTTGGAGATGATGGAAAAAGCTATTGTCACTGACAATAAAAATCCACTTCCAAAGTACAACAAAGCAAAAATGCTGGTGACACTTGGAAAATTGAATGAAGCTTTGGAAATTTTGGAGGAACTCAAAGAGTGCAATCCTCGTGAAAGTAGCATCTATGCATTGATAGgtgaaatttataaacaaCATAAAAAGCATGACAAGGCAATGCTTCATTTTGGAATTGCTTTGGACTTAAAACCGTGTACGTTGGATGTTGCTAAAATAGAGGTAATAGTCATCACCCTTTGCTTTCTTAGACGTTCATGTGGCTTGTTCTATAGTACAGGCTTTCATTTCCTCTTTAAGATGAGACTACCACATTAATTTGCAGAAACGGTTTTTCTGGAGATAACTCTAATGATCGCtttccctttttcatctaCATTGTGCATAGCAATGCAAATTATACCAACcatttttccaaaattaatcAAGCTATTACTGTTTAAAgaatgtatatatttaatagCCACAGCACATCATATGCTAGGTTTCTATTCGTCTTCTGTTTTTTGTCCAATCATATTGCAGAAGGTTTCTAGTCACcggaaataaaatattgtacATGTTATGAAAGAGGTACCTAGTTGTCTAAAATGATTATTCTTCTAATCTCTTTAGTTTCATAGCTCCAACTTTTTATTTCTTGAGCTCATCAGATCAACTTTTGGCCAAATGAGCAAAAATCCTATCAAGTCCTTAAGTAGTTTTGAAGTATAGTTTCTTAATGCTTTGTGTAACCCATAGCTTTGTTAATGGGTTGCTACCCTTTTGGTTCCTTTTAGtgatttttttctatatatataaagtttatGCTGTTATGGACGAATGAAGTATGATTGCTTTTCTAATTCCATTAAGGTGTGGGCATATCATTCTTCCTAAAAGGTGCACGAGGAGTAATCATGTCACTTGCTCCTTTGTTGAATCCTTTTGGTCAACTACGATGGTCTTTTCTTGGAAAGATGAGACTTCAAGGGCTTTTTTGCATTTGTTATGATCCTATACGTGGTTGTCTGATTTGTGCCTTGCACAGCAGTTGATGTCTATGGCTGAAATTGGGTTTTCATAAACTTGAATTTGGAAAAGAAACACAGAGTCGTTTTAATAAGGAGCAACTTTCTTATAGTAATAACATTTTGAAAAACATTTCTAAAGAATCAATCATATCATGTGGTCCCTTCTAGGACAGTATACTGCACTCAAAGAACACGTACTGATATCAATTAGCATGATATTACTATCACAACTAAAGATAAGTGGTGTTCTGTTTCTAACAAGCTGTCTAATTGTTATCCATGGGCAGGCTGCCAttgaaaagttaattataCCAGATGAAATAGATGATGACTTTTAGCACTTGCCAGCTGCAATATAGTGAACAGAGAGAGTGAAATTTCTGGGTGCAAAAAGCCACTGGTATCTGAGGTACTTACTTGGCTTGCCTGCGACGTACACTAGAAGAAGTTGGTAGAAGTTCCAGAAGATTTGTAACCTTTTAGGTTCTTCACCGCATTGGATGCACCTTCGGAAATCTTGCAGCTTCTTACTAGTCCCAAACTGATTAGAAAGTAAGTGTTAAAATAGCAATTTGTGCACAAAGCTTACTATCGGAATAAACCTCTGGTATTTACTTTAATAGTCGTTTAATATTTCATGCATAGAatgaactttttttatttattaatagtGTGTAGTTTGTTAGTCAGTAGCAGCTTAATCCAATGCGGTTTGTTGGCACCTAATACACCCAATTCTAGCAGTTGAAATTCTAAATGCATAGAAATTTGTCAGCTCTCTTCTCCCCATCTTCCTTCATAAATTCCTGTGAAAACTAATAGACTATGGGTTTGTTGCCCCTAGATTCTGTTTAGTTAggaaatatttttcaattgttttgaCATAAGTAAAATGTTCGTATGGAATTGACTAGTATCTCATGAGTTAAAACTGTTTATTCTTTATTGATTCAAGTTCTGCTGCACCGCAACTAATGCCTGTCATACATGCCTCCTACGTCAAGGTATGATTAGAGGAGCTTCTCTCACTTACTCCCCCTCCCCCTTAGcccaaatatataaaagaaaatggaaaacgGATTGagaataatattattatgacCTCAAGGTTTCAACTGTTAacgacttttttttttttttggagtttCAACTTTTAACTTGGTAAGAACTGTATGTCTATATCTCCAAGTATTCTTAGCAGATATTAGTTTTGTTGTTTGCTAAACATACAAAGATTGT
It includes:
- the LOC18596006 gene encoding cell division cycle protein 27 homolog B, which codes for MEALLANYVEKSLNNYMRRNAIFLCERLCAEFPSEVNLQLLARCYLNNNQAHSAYHILKGTRTAQSRYLFALACLEMDLFGEAEAALLPIEELSAEVSNGAAVQYLLGIIYRDTDRMKSSVEHFRKALSVDPLFWAAYEELCILGEAEEATIYFGDAAIRYVQEHYLRNASSCLQIAGVDQSLDSSQTFGLEDLSLRRSQQMEGNNIKDICHNNHGRPLLTGPAGQTTNSCCKISVLNTPSPLLTQLSDMAPAPLIRNIQRPQSEGFLRSSTQPRRKSVHVNESAQIRGSLFLDSGCRRSARLAAARRCFNRSQGSENDANNLLALTKSNSRTYYSTVCRGQTQNLEEGKLPETYDDAVSEFRAPSSLSSSNDVKSVQHEIVNTELSSSISNGSTIKSGVLDTMSLLRILGEGYRHLCGYRCQEALNVYQKLSLKQYNTGWVLSQVGKAYFELVDYLNADYAFSLARQISPYHPEGMDVYSTVLYHLKEDMKLKYLAQELISVDRFAPQSWCAIGNCYSLQKDHETALKSFQRAVQLNSRFAYAHTLSGHEHVIMEDYRDGVECYQRALRVDARHYKSWYGLGMIYLRQEKFEFAEHHFRQAYQINPYSSVIMYYLGTTLESLKRSEEALEMMEKAIVTDNKNPLPKYNKAKMLVTLGKLNEALEILEELKECNPRESSIYALIGEIYKQHKKHDKAMLHFGIALDLKPCTLDVAKIEAAIEKLIIPDEIDDDF